One window from the genome of Pempheris klunzingeri isolate RE-2024b chromosome 7, fPemKlu1.hap1, whole genome shotgun sequence encodes:
- the mn1b gene encoding transcriptional activator MN1 isoform X1, translated as MFGLEQFGSQINSRNPGQSERNINQPRLNMGSHYKSPGFHAGGPPGAVEPGMGPLSEPQMLGLNMNMNGEQYGGFHPRGHSDMHAGGGLQQQQQGPMHGFFNNQQPHQGHPHGHQPHPHQPHPHFSGNFGGPEPGSSCLHGGRLMGYNNNGMGPQQGFGEGFDPLSEGQAGDGFPQQQPQQQQQQRPGNMPDFQHHGPPSGSHAVPAPCLPLDQSPNRAASFHGLPSSSSSSSESHGLEPRRMPNQGAVEGLEYNFPSEPPSGHFDVHVFSPSESESQLPHFGPGRPVPSGNFPGNPGMPRTPGMQGISKGHQPPPPPPQQPQHGVFFERFGNGRKVPVGMEPGVNARHPLMQQQQQAGLIARQNSCPPGLPRPPQAEPGSTNPNILDGGVMMPGQHNQFEYPIHRLENRGLNPYGDPMFNMQQPAPPPSQQPQNQRLQHFDSPYMNMAKRPRFDFPNAHGGEGWCGGMDNHLSPSAYPGLPGEFTPPVSEGFPPGPLQHPGPEQQSLQQRQNAAMMIKQMASRNQQQRMRQPSLQQLGHHGDVPPGPMAHGGPVGSMPQPNFDRESGGRMPNIDGQNPHVTQENSWFQGSHPPGEMMSRRMGGAGNDSGPHDMGLQQNGAGMMFRPGMGMQEPMRIAGDGHVQALHSPGMHSQFSGNMGNLSQMQSPGAGTGHPNAPAERRPADFPAPPMGAQPAFPYGGANRQGPAHSAPQGVSTSPGTYPPQSEFPSGQRSSVSKLGALSLGNFSKTSTKDSVFGQSCLAALSTACQNMIASLGAPNLNVTFNKKNQNEGKRKLSQTEQDINSSTSNGTGSAGPEYFQSSTSQNSQMPGTGNSNSKPASQSQTVQGEASALSPNYNMDATPCSEGKAATGSGRGRGRRKRDSGHVSPGVFFSSDNGNPVVSPGQQTPSAGIGERGGGTPHEKHLQSPSWGKGGDLMLGDQADLMSSLDSGIQSVAKSDSSSPRVDFPDDVSNHYGNEDEVSSSSDAGGASATKPNRSPIIAGSPKMQRSDHGLINGQKPLGMGINNHTTSTPDSYGLSAGGGTGASGVSHPGTPGEQVRTPSSTSGQEEIHPLEILQAQIQLQRQQFSISEDQPLAMKNGKKNGDCPSQNGDNELASCSPDAGKGSMGTIDLDTLMAEQHATWYVPSDKAMMDGSEDDKAMGPWEKNKSQNNSKEESELSQSKAGAGAPGAGGGGGGGGGGGGGGGGGGGGGGGGGSSGGNHLQCLSVHCTDELGDSKGRGGPVSSWRSLHSDISNRFGTFVAALT; from the coding sequence ATGTTTGGGCTGGAGCAGTTTGGTTCTCAGATTAATAGCAGAAACCCTGGCCAGTCAGAGAGAAATATAAACCAACCGAGACTGAACATGGGCTCCCATTACAAAAGCCCAGGTTTTCATGCTGGAGGCCCGCCGGGAGCCGTGGAGCCCGGCATGGGCCCCCTGAGTGAGCCGCAAATGCTCGGGCtcaacatgaacatgaacggAGAGCAGTACGGGGGCTTTCACCCGCGGGGCCACTCGGACATGCATGCAGGCGGAggacttcagcagcagcagcaaggacCCATGCATGGATTTTTCAACAACCAGCAACCTCATCAAGGACATCCTCACGGCCACCAACCTCACCCCCACCAACCTCACCCTCATTTCAGTGGGAACTTTGGAGGCCCAGAGCCAGGGTCATCATGCCTGCACGGTGGCAGGCTAATGGGCTACAACAACAATGGCATGGGACCACAGCAGGGCTTCGGAGAAGGATTTGATCCTCTCTCCGAGGGACAGGCAGGGGATGGCTTCCCccagcagcagccgcagcagcaacagcagcagcggccTGGTAACATGCCCGACTTTCAGCATCACGGGCCTCCCAGTGGCAGCCATGCCGTCCCTGCCCCCTGTCTGCCCCTCGACCAGTCACCTAACAGAGCAGCGTCCTTCCACGGACTCCCttcctcgtcatcctcctcctctgaatcTCATGGCCTGGAGCCTCGGCGTATGCCCAACCAAGGAGCTGTAGAGGGATTAGAGTATAACTTCCCAAGTGAGCCTCCATCTGGACATTTTGATGTACATGTATTTTCCCCATCAGAATCAGAGTCTCAGTTACCCCATTTTGGCCCAGGAAGGCCGGTTCCCAGCGGGAATTTCCCAGGGAACCCTGGCATGCCACGGACACCAGGTATGCAGGGCATCTCTAAGGGACACCAgccgccaccaccaccgccCCAGCAGCCTCAACATGGAGTGTTTTTTGAGCGTTTTGGAAATGGCCGGAAGGTGCCCGTGGGAATGGAGCCGGGGGTCAATGCAAGACATCCTCtcatgcagcagcaacaacaggctGGTTTGATAGCCAGACAGAACTCGTGCCCCCCTGGCCTCCCCAGACCCCCTCAGGCTGAGCCCGGCTCCACTAACCCTAACATTCTGGACGGAGGGGTCATGATGCCTGGCCAACACAACCAGTTTGAATATCCCATTCACAGACTGGAAAATAGGGGTCTGAACCCCTATGGGGACCCCATGTTTAATATGCAacagccagctcctcctccctcccaacAGCCCCAGAATCAGAGGCTGCAACACTTTGACTCTCCCTACATGAACATGGCGAAAAGGCCTAGATTTGACTTTCCTAATGCTCATGGTGGTGAAGGCTGGTGTGGTGGAATGGATAaccacctctctccctctgcctatCCCGGCCTGCCTGGAGAGTTCACCCCACCTGTGAGTGAAGGTTTCCCACCAGGTCCCCTGCAGCACCCGGGGCCTGAACAGCAGTCTCTGCAGCAGCGCCAGAATGCAGCCATGATGATAAAACAGATGGCCTCTCGcaaccagcagcagaggatgagGCAGCccagtctgcagcagctgggTCACCACGGCGATGTACCTCCGGGCCCAATGGCTCACGGAGGCCCGGTTGGGAGCATGCCCCAGCCCAACTTTGACAGGGAGAGTGGCGGCAGGATGCCCAACATTGATGGACAAAATCCTCATGTAACTCAGGAGAACTCCTGGTTCCAAGGGTCCCACCCACCAGGGGAGATGATGTCACGGCGTATGGGTGGAGCGGGTAATGATTCAGGGCCCCATGACATGGGGCTACAGCAGAACGGGGCCGGTATGATGTTTAGGCCAGGCATGGGCATGCAGGAGCCGATGAGAATAGCAGGAGATGGGCACGTACAGGCTCTCCACTCCCCAGGCATGCACTCACAATTCAGCGGCAACATGGGCAACCTCTCACAAATGCAGTCTCCGGGAGCCGGAACGGGGCATCCCAATGCACCAGCAGAGAGACGGCCAGCTGACTTCCCCGCACCTCCAATGGGAGCGCAGCCAGCGTTTCCCTATGGGGGGGCTAACCGTCAGGGGCCGGCCCATAGTGCTCCCCAGGGGGTGAGCACCTCACCGGGGACCTACCCTCCACAGTCTGAGTTCCCCTCAGGCCAGCGGTCGTCTGTTAGTAAGCTTGGAGCTCTGTCCCTCGGGAACTTCAGCAAAACCAGCACTAAAGACAGTGTTTTCGGCCAGAGCTGCCTGGCGGCCCTTTCCACGGCCTGCCAGAACATGATCGCTAGCCTAGGGGCCCCCAATCTTAACGTAACATTCAACAAGAAGAACCAAAATGAGGGCAAGAGAAAACTGAGTCAGACGGAGCAGGACATTAATAGCAGCACATCTAATGGGACTGGCAGTGCTGGTCCTGAATATTTTCAGAGCAGCACTTCCCAGAACAGCCAGATGCCTGGCACCGGGAATAGCAACTCTAAGCCTGCAAGTCAAAGCCAGACGGTGCAGGGGGAAGCCAGTGCCCTCTCCCCAAATTACAACATGGACGCTACCCCGTGCAGTGAGGGGAAGGCAGCAACAgggagtgggagagggagagggaggagaaaaagagacagtggACATGTGAGccctggagtttttttttcctctgacaaTGGTAACCCTGTTGTAAGTCCAGGCCAGCAGACCCCCTCGGCTGGCATTGGGGAGAGGGGTGGGGGCACGCCCCATGAGAAACACCTCCAGTCACCCTcttggggaaaaggaggagactTAATGTTGGGGGACCAGGCCGACCTGATGTCTTCTTTGGACAGTGGCATTCAAAGTGTTGCCAAGTCTGACAGTAGCTCACCACGAGTGGACTTTCCTGACGATGTCAGCAACCACTACGGCAACGAAGACGAGGTGTCCTCCAGCTCAGATGCAGGAGGAGCCTCGGCCACAAAGCCTAATCGCAGCCCTATCATCGCCGGCTCGCCCAAAATGCAGAGGAGTGACCATGGGCTGATAAATGGACAGAAGCCCCTAGGCATGGGCATTAACAATCATACTACCTCGACACCAGACAGCTATGGACTGAGTGCTGGTGGGGGCACAGGGGCCAGTGGGGTGAGCCACCCGGGTACTCCTGGGGAGCAGGTACGCACCCCATCCAGCACCTCTGGCCAGGAAGAAATCCATCCTCTGGAGATTCTGCAGGCTCAGATCCAGCTACAGCGGCAGCAGTTCAGTATCTCTGAGGACCAGCCTCTGGCCATGAAGAACGGCAAAAAGAATGGCGACTGTCCCTCACAGAACGGAGACAATGAGCTGGCAAGCTGCAGCCCGGATGCTGGGAAGGGCTCAATGGGCACTATTGACCTTGACACCCTCATGGCAGAGCAGCACGCCACCTGGTACGTGCCCAGTGACAAGGCCATGATGGACGGGTCAGAGGATGACAAGGCCATGGGACCATGGGAAAAAAATAAGagccaaaacaacagcaaagaag
- the mn1b gene encoding transcriptional activator MN1 isoform X2: MFGLEQFGSQINSRNPGQSERNINQPRLNMGSHYKSPGFHAGGPPGAVEPGMGPLSEPQMLGLNMNMNGEQYGGFHPRGHSDMHAGGGLQQQQQGPMHGFFNNQQPHQGHPHGHQPHPHQPHPHFSGNFGGPEPGSSCLHGGRLMGYNNNGMGPQQGFGEGFDPLSEGQAGDGFPQQQPQQQQQQRPGNMPDFQHHGPPSGSHAVPAPCLPLDQSPNRAASFHGLPSSSSSSSESHGLEPRRMPNQGAVEGLEYNFPSEPPSGHFDVHVFSPSESESQLPHFGPGRPVPSGNFPGNPGMPRTPGMQGISKGHQPPPPPPQQPQHGVFFERFGNGRKVPVGMEPGVNARHPLMQQQQQAGLIARQNSCPPGLPRPPQAEPGSTNPNILDGGVMMPGQHNQFEYPIHRLENRGLNPYGDPMFNMQQPAPPPSQQPQNQRLQHFDSPYMNMAKRPRFDFPNAHGGEGWCGGMDNHLSPSAYPGLPGEFTPPVSEGFPPGPLQHPGPEQQSLQQRQNAAMMIKQMASRNQQQRMRQPSLQQLGHHGDVPPGPMAHGGPVGSMPQPNFDRESGGRMPNIDGQNPHVTQENSWFQGSHPPGEMMSRRMGGAGNDSGPHDMGLQQNGAGMMFRPGMGMQEPMRIAGDGHVQALHSPGMHSQFSGNMGNLSQMQSPGAGTGHPNAPAERRPADFPAPPMGAQPAFPYGGANRQGPAHSAPQGVSTSPGTYPPQSEFPSGQRSSVSKLGALSLGNFSKTSTKDSVFGQSCLAALSTACQNMIASLGAPNLNVTFNKKNQNEGKRKLSQTEQDINSSTSNGTGSAGPEYFQSSTSQNSQMPGTGNSNSKPASQSQTVQGEASALSPNYNMDATPCSEGKAATGSGRGRGRRKRDSGHVSPGVFFSSDNGNPVVSPGQQTPSAGIGERGGGTPHEKHLQSPSWGKGGDLMLGDQADLMSSLDSGIQSVAKSDSSSPRVDFPDDVSNHYGNEDEVSSSSDAGGASATKPNRSPIIAGSPKMQRSDHGLINGQKPLGMGINNHTTSTPDSYGLSAGGGTGASGVSHPGTPGEQVRTPSSTSGQEEIHPLEILQAQIQLQRQQFSISEDQPLAMKNGKKNGDCPSQNGDNELASCSPDAGKGSMGTIDLDTLMAEQHATWYVPSDKAMMDGSEDDKAMGPWEKNKSQNNSKEESELSQSKAGAGAPGAGGGGGGGGGGGGSSGGNHLQCLSVHCTDELGDSKGRGGPVSSWRSLHSDISNRFGTFVAALT; the protein is encoded by the coding sequence ATGTTTGGGCTGGAGCAGTTTGGTTCTCAGATTAATAGCAGAAACCCTGGCCAGTCAGAGAGAAATATAAACCAACCGAGACTGAACATGGGCTCCCATTACAAAAGCCCAGGTTTTCATGCTGGAGGCCCGCCGGGAGCCGTGGAGCCCGGCATGGGCCCCCTGAGTGAGCCGCAAATGCTCGGGCtcaacatgaacatgaacggAGAGCAGTACGGGGGCTTTCACCCGCGGGGCCACTCGGACATGCATGCAGGCGGAggacttcagcagcagcagcaaggacCCATGCATGGATTTTTCAACAACCAGCAACCTCATCAAGGACATCCTCACGGCCACCAACCTCACCCCCACCAACCTCACCCTCATTTCAGTGGGAACTTTGGAGGCCCAGAGCCAGGGTCATCATGCCTGCACGGTGGCAGGCTAATGGGCTACAACAACAATGGCATGGGACCACAGCAGGGCTTCGGAGAAGGATTTGATCCTCTCTCCGAGGGACAGGCAGGGGATGGCTTCCCccagcagcagccgcagcagcaacagcagcagcggccTGGTAACATGCCCGACTTTCAGCATCACGGGCCTCCCAGTGGCAGCCATGCCGTCCCTGCCCCCTGTCTGCCCCTCGACCAGTCACCTAACAGAGCAGCGTCCTTCCACGGACTCCCttcctcgtcatcctcctcctctgaatcTCATGGCCTGGAGCCTCGGCGTATGCCCAACCAAGGAGCTGTAGAGGGATTAGAGTATAACTTCCCAAGTGAGCCTCCATCTGGACATTTTGATGTACATGTATTTTCCCCATCAGAATCAGAGTCTCAGTTACCCCATTTTGGCCCAGGAAGGCCGGTTCCCAGCGGGAATTTCCCAGGGAACCCTGGCATGCCACGGACACCAGGTATGCAGGGCATCTCTAAGGGACACCAgccgccaccaccaccgccCCAGCAGCCTCAACATGGAGTGTTTTTTGAGCGTTTTGGAAATGGCCGGAAGGTGCCCGTGGGAATGGAGCCGGGGGTCAATGCAAGACATCCTCtcatgcagcagcaacaacaggctGGTTTGATAGCCAGACAGAACTCGTGCCCCCCTGGCCTCCCCAGACCCCCTCAGGCTGAGCCCGGCTCCACTAACCCTAACATTCTGGACGGAGGGGTCATGATGCCTGGCCAACACAACCAGTTTGAATATCCCATTCACAGACTGGAAAATAGGGGTCTGAACCCCTATGGGGACCCCATGTTTAATATGCAacagccagctcctcctccctcccaacAGCCCCAGAATCAGAGGCTGCAACACTTTGACTCTCCCTACATGAACATGGCGAAAAGGCCTAGATTTGACTTTCCTAATGCTCATGGTGGTGAAGGCTGGTGTGGTGGAATGGATAaccacctctctccctctgcctatCCCGGCCTGCCTGGAGAGTTCACCCCACCTGTGAGTGAAGGTTTCCCACCAGGTCCCCTGCAGCACCCGGGGCCTGAACAGCAGTCTCTGCAGCAGCGCCAGAATGCAGCCATGATGATAAAACAGATGGCCTCTCGcaaccagcagcagaggatgagGCAGCccagtctgcagcagctgggTCACCACGGCGATGTACCTCCGGGCCCAATGGCTCACGGAGGCCCGGTTGGGAGCATGCCCCAGCCCAACTTTGACAGGGAGAGTGGCGGCAGGATGCCCAACATTGATGGACAAAATCCTCATGTAACTCAGGAGAACTCCTGGTTCCAAGGGTCCCACCCACCAGGGGAGATGATGTCACGGCGTATGGGTGGAGCGGGTAATGATTCAGGGCCCCATGACATGGGGCTACAGCAGAACGGGGCCGGTATGATGTTTAGGCCAGGCATGGGCATGCAGGAGCCGATGAGAATAGCAGGAGATGGGCACGTACAGGCTCTCCACTCCCCAGGCATGCACTCACAATTCAGCGGCAACATGGGCAACCTCTCACAAATGCAGTCTCCGGGAGCCGGAACGGGGCATCCCAATGCACCAGCAGAGAGACGGCCAGCTGACTTCCCCGCACCTCCAATGGGAGCGCAGCCAGCGTTTCCCTATGGGGGGGCTAACCGTCAGGGGCCGGCCCATAGTGCTCCCCAGGGGGTGAGCACCTCACCGGGGACCTACCCTCCACAGTCTGAGTTCCCCTCAGGCCAGCGGTCGTCTGTTAGTAAGCTTGGAGCTCTGTCCCTCGGGAACTTCAGCAAAACCAGCACTAAAGACAGTGTTTTCGGCCAGAGCTGCCTGGCGGCCCTTTCCACGGCCTGCCAGAACATGATCGCTAGCCTAGGGGCCCCCAATCTTAACGTAACATTCAACAAGAAGAACCAAAATGAGGGCAAGAGAAAACTGAGTCAGACGGAGCAGGACATTAATAGCAGCACATCTAATGGGACTGGCAGTGCTGGTCCTGAATATTTTCAGAGCAGCACTTCCCAGAACAGCCAGATGCCTGGCACCGGGAATAGCAACTCTAAGCCTGCAAGTCAAAGCCAGACGGTGCAGGGGGAAGCCAGTGCCCTCTCCCCAAATTACAACATGGACGCTACCCCGTGCAGTGAGGGGAAGGCAGCAACAgggagtgggagagggagagggaggagaaaaagagacagtggACATGTGAGccctggagtttttttttcctctgacaaTGGTAACCCTGTTGTAAGTCCAGGCCAGCAGACCCCCTCGGCTGGCATTGGGGAGAGGGGTGGGGGCACGCCCCATGAGAAACACCTCCAGTCACCCTcttggggaaaaggaggagactTAATGTTGGGGGACCAGGCCGACCTGATGTCTTCTTTGGACAGTGGCATTCAAAGTGTTGCCAAGTCTGACAGTAGCTCACCACGAGTGGACTTTCCTGACGATGTCAGCAACCACTACGGCAACGAAGACGAGGTGTCCTCCAGCTCAGATGCAGGAGGAGCCTCGGCCACAAAGCCTAATCGCAGCCCTATCATCGCCGGCTCGCCCAAAATGCAGAGGAGTGACCATGGGCTGATAAATGGACAGAAGCCCCTAGGCATGGGCATTAACAATCATACTACCTCGACACCAGACAGCTATGGACTGAGTGCTGGTGGGGGCACAGGGGCCAGTGGGGTGAGCCACCCGGGTACTCCTGGGGAGCAGGTACGCACCCCATCCAGCACCTCTGGCCAGGAAGAAATCCATCCTCTGGAGATTCTGCAGGCTCAGATCCAGCTACAGCGGCAGCAGTTCAGTATCTCTGAGGACCAGCCTCTGGCCATGAAGAACGGCAAAAAGAATGGCGACTGTCCCTCACAGAACGGAGACAATGAGCTGGCAAGCTGCAGCCCGGATGCTGGGAAGGGCTCAATGGGCACTATTGACCTTGACACCCTCATGGCAGAGCAGCACGCCACCTGGTACGTGCCCAGTGACAAGGCCATGATGGACGGGTCAGAGGATGACAAGGCCATGGGACCATGGGAAAAAAATAAGagccaaaacaacagcaaagaag